TGCTTTGTATCAGGATCTTTCAAGACAGTGCAAAACTTGTGGCCTTCGGTTCAAATGCCAAGAGGAGCATCGTGCTCACATGGACTGGCATGTTACAAAAAACAGAAATTCAAAGAACCGTAAGCAATCTTCACGTAAATATTTTGTCACTGCGGAGGAATGGTTAAGAGCAGCAGAAACAGTTGGAAACGATGGGGTTCCCGCTTTTGTGCCCTCAGACCCAGTCCCAGacagcaaggaagagaaagaaatgGCTGTTCCTGCGGATGAGGAGCAGACAGCTTGTGCATTATGTCATGAACCATTTGAAGATTTCTACAGTGATGAGACTGAAGAGTGGATGTACAAAGGTGCAGTTTACATGAATGCACCAGATGGTAATATTGATGGTTTGGAAAGGTCACAGTTGGGACCTATTGTCCATGCTAAATGTCGATCTGGGCCCAGCAGTACTTCTTAGGATGGGCATAGCTGGTGAGTATCTGTAGATTTCATTGTGCTATAATTAACGTATGCAAACTTTTACATATGTCTTGAGTTTAACCTCACTGGAGTCAGGGGAGATTATCTCCTTGCTGATTTGGCTGTTTGCAACATGTTTCAGCTATGGTTATATGAAACTtcatgatgatatctgattaaATAAGAATGCTGGATATGGATATGCAATGTTTTCGTTCATGATAATTATAGTTTGCGTTCAATGCTCTATCAGATGAAGATACTCCTGCTGTGCGAGTTAATGTTTGcggtttttatttgtttttatgtATGTGATATTCTTTTAACTTCTATGGTACATGTTGACTATTGTTACCatgctttttcctttttatatttGGGAGCCATTCTTTTTTGTGTCCATTAGAAAGTTGTTGCTGAACCCCGCAGATCCATCATATGGATTTTCCGAATTTCCAGTTCTACTAGTATACTTAATAAAATGATCTTTCAATTGCTCCATCTATGTAAAATAGAAATGTGAACATATGCTTGTTTAAGTGTTGTTATTTAAACAGTGCAAACCCACAACTCTATACATATATCATTTAATTTGATCTGATGATGATTTGCACAAGTCATATTTTCATAGCATGGCTATGCTGTTAATATTTCTCAACTTTTGATATCTAGTATCTAGGGTGGATAGAAGCTTAAGCAGGCTTTGGTctaatctctacctaatattaaagtgcggttgtttcttccaaccgtccaggttgttttgcaaaaaagtccctcaactttttcataatcaacccgcagtctttggaatatgtcttgatgattttgcaaaaaggtccCCAGATTCTTCGAGGCGAGAAAATGTGCGTTGGATGGGAAGCAGACAAGGGGACGCGGATGATGTAGAAAAGAAATCCAAGGGCTTGGATTCATTATCGGCGGGACAACAAAGTGGAGAAGCACCTGACGTACGTATGGAGTTTTGTCGCCTCCTTAGTTTTATTAGTAGTAGATTGTTCAGCTGGGGAGGCGGGCAGGACTCGCGGGGTCGATGAGATTCACAACTATCAGGGCGGTTAACGGATCGGCCATCTGGAAGAGAAATTCCCAATGATTAGCGCATGCAGTTTGGTGAGATCTGCAGATAAAGTAAGAGGCATTGCTGGTAACCTGAGTCATTGGGTTCGAAAACCATCGCGATGTTTCGGGCGTTCATCTTGTTGTGGCTTTCATGCTCTACTACATCGGCCATCAGATTAATAGCCCAATCAAGTAGTGCTGCTTCCACTGGTGGTAACATAGAAGCAAGGAGGGCACACTtagaagggaggtggatggaaacgagaagaggaggagaacgcactcctgctcatggcggCTAGAGGCGTTGTGGCCTTGCGCTTGATgcgggaatgaggctaggcacggggAGGACGAGCGCTTACCTGGGCGACGGTGAGGACGGCAAGATGTGCAGCGCTTGGGTGACGGGGAGGATGGGGCAAGATGCGGGTGGTGCCGATGGACGAAGAGGTAGCGACTGGCTGGATGATGATGAGTACAGGGGAAATTGAATGAATATGTTAagcggtgaattttttttatttccatgtggGTCCTACTTAATAAACATatggcatcaaaccacccacacatatcttctactactacacttgcaaagagaggattACTAGGGACAacgcaccaacatattgtgaagtgaaaccaacatattaggaacaaaCGAATAATAAagtgagagcaagtaaggacctgtagcaacgcacgggcatttcggCTAGTTTAGAAAAAAGGGGGGATAATCACCCATCATGCATCACTAACCTGCAAACTATAATGCCTACCaatcagagattcagagaaTACTAGTAGCGTTTCTATTTCATTTTGCCATATCCTGTGGCCTTGGTGCAAGCTTTCGCTGTACAATAATAGAATTTAGTTATTTGCTGGAATACTAGTTGCAACAATTTTATTCTGCTATGGCTTCAGAAAGGATCCTTTCATGCTACTTGCTGTAATAGGAAGATGAAGTGTTTTTTATAAAGCCTCCAGTGAGCGTTGCCTGCTGGATTGTCCTGAAGAGTGTATGATCCTACGAAGTGGGGTTCATTGGTTTGCTCCTTTTGCAATAGTTATGGTTGCTTTAAAATGTATATGCTTGTTGTAACAAATCATGAAACTTGCCGCCATCTAATGGTTAATGAAAAAATCCCTTTGAAGCGCATCATAAAAGATATAGCTGTGCTGATTTGCTGACTATTTCTTATCTTTATCGCAGGTTTGACTTAATAGTTCTTTTTGGATGCGGCTGTAGACATGACCTGTAAACTACCGTGAGACTCAGATTTTGGTATGATTACTTCTTTCCTATCTGGCTCACTTGACAGCCAGTGCATAGAATGTTAACGCGACAATAGTGTAAACTGTAAAATCTTTCTGTAATTCAGTGATTGAGCATCAGTAATCTACCGTACAATCACTATTGTCAAATTGTGCTTGTGCCCTATCATTTTGTCCTTCTGTAGTTGCAGAGTGCTTCATATCTAGGGTCAGGCAGCACAATTGGTGACAGGCATATATGTAACCATTGTTTCACTAGACGTGAAAAACAATATCTTTGTATTGTTCTGCTTTCTTTCCCCTTGTTAATATCTTATGCAGGATAATATCGAAGGTAGCTTACAATTTACAAAACATCGAAGGGATCATGCAAGATGACCAAGAGTTGTGGCATCTGTCTACGGCTGTCCTGAACGGCTGAAGGGACTAGATGCTATCattgctttttttatttttcttttagtaTTTTCTTTGTAAATTGAGAACATTGTATAAAGTGTTGTGAAGATTATTCTTGGTCACTTGTATACTTCCATCTTGCTGGACATGTTTGTGCTAGATAAAATCAGATGAGAATGTTTTTAGACCTTATACTTTGTTTCGGAAGTTATGCTCAGGCAAATTGCTCTATGGAAAGtattttatttttccaagtTGAGGGTTGCTAATTGCTATCACTGTACTGCCGTCTGAAATGAACTGGACCGCACGACTCTGAATTTAGCTGTATCAGCAACTGTTATTTGTATCCGATGTGTTTGCCTTCCTGATGAGATGCAGGAACTGCAGGAGCTGACGTTTCAGCAAGACTATGAATGTTTGCATTCATTTTGAACAGTGTTGAGTTGTGACATTCGGTTATTTTTGCAGAGTCTGTAAAATGTGATGATCGGATCACTTGCGTCGCTTTAAAGCATTTCTGTTGAAATCATGCTGTTAGAGCCTTAGAGGACACTATTGTGGACAAAACTAAGCATACGCTGTCATGGTGTGCGAATACGATCTCCATTGATGTAATTCCTGCATTATTTATAAATTATGTGTGCTAGCATTCGAACGTGATGTTTTATGTTTGTCCGTTGCTGTGATCAGCTGTAATGGGCTTTAATTTAAGAACTAGGATTGCATTCAATCTAAGAGCTAGGACACTTGGATCTGATGGAAAGATTTCCTTCTATGATAGCAGTCGATTTTCCTCTACGATAGGTTGCGCACAAAGTTCGCTCGTCGAACCCATGTTGACAATGGGTACCGTTTTCAGAATTATCTGACTACAAAAAACTAGGACCAACAAGAAACAGAGAGATCGAAATTGCAATGTTTAAATGGCGAAAAAACTACAAGCAACAACAGGCAGGTTTTAGCCGAGGATTGGTTATGCCCGAACACCTAGATTCTACAAATCTTTGCAAATCCCCAAAAAAGAGAGGCAACAAATCTCTGTTCTCTAGCTACCAGCATGCAGGCAGGCGCCTTAGCCTGAACAACACAGCAACATCACAGACATGGCAAAGTACACAGCAGCAAATCGAAAAACCCTAAAATTATGGGAAGAGACCCAGAAACAGCATCATCTCAGCAGCATCCATTCCGTTGTAGAATCGACGGGGAAGTCAATACCCGAACCATCCCCCCTTGCATAGTGGTGACCGCCTCTTTTCCGCGACGTTTTCGCAAAGGTTTCTTGACACACTAGCAGTATGAGCACCACATGGCAAGGAGGGTCTGAGGTGCGTTCTTGACTCCCCACTGATGAATTCTCCAAGAAAATCTAGCTGCTCCTCTCCTGCAAAAGATTCAAATATCCATTTCAACATAGAAAATAATTTGAATACCGTACCCTTTGGTGCACTGATGGTCAAGCCTTCACAAGTATGAATGCAGCATTttaggatgatgatgatgtggattAACAATGGGAGGCTGTAGGTGGCGTGTACCTTGAAATCATATGGATGGCTGCTGTGGGTTGCCTTCCGCGCAGACGGCGGCCTTGATGCGGTCGACGGTGCAGGCGATGAGGCTGTTCACGGTGGCGACGGAGCCGAGCGAGAGCTTTGCGGTGGGGACAGAGTCCACCAGGATCTGGAACGCCACCGTCAGGAGGGACCCGCCGCCAGCCTCCAGGCTGCCGCTCTCTCCATGGGGAGCAGCGCCTGGTGGCCCGTCGGGGAGGATGGCGAAGCCTGAAGGCAGCAGGGCCACGTAGTCCGGGTCGCCGCCGTTGAGCACCACGTTCATCGCCACCACGTCCACCGGAGCGTACACGACGTAGGATCCCGACGCGTCGGtgcagctctcctgcaggatCAGCATGTTGCTCTGGTTCGAGTTTGCACTCTGCATAGCACCATGAGACAAAAAGGATGATCCAGTTAATAGTGAAAAATTCATGAGCATGAATAGTAGTTAACAACGCgttatcagaattcagaaaagCAAGCACTAGGATTAAGTGTTATGAACACTTACATTGACACGAAGAAGGGAGACGCAGTTGCCATGGTCCCGGCCGTTAGCAATGTGAGCCATTTCTTGGACGGCACCGCCGTTGGAGAGGATGTCCCACTGCAGATTCAAATTTTGACAGGAAAAGAGTATTTTAGCACTGCAGTTTCATGTGTGCCGTAGAGTAAATCAGAGATAAAGCCATCAGCAATGTGTTGTGCATATACCTCGCTGCGAGAAGTTTCATCACGGAGGAAGTCGAAGACCCTCTTGGGCGGGACGGGGAGCCagaaggaggtggcggcgttgAGCACAATGCCCGGCGGCCTGCCGGGGTCGTCCACGCTCTTCCTGGTCATGACACGCACGTCTTCAGCACCGCTGCCTGAGAGCGTCGTCCACTGGTGTGCAGCAGACGCCGTCACGCCACCGCAGAAGCTCGCCACCATCCGCTCCGCCAGCTTTAGCATGCTCTTCCTCCCCTCTATGCTTGTGATCACTGCAGTTTCATGGGTGCACGCAGATGTACAAGTACTAAGTTTATGCTATCTGTGTTCACCTCAGTGAATGACTTGCACTGGGTAGAGTTGGGGATGTGTACTTACCACCAAGGTCACCGTTGGGGATGTTGCTGGCCATGGCACTGGCGAGACGCTCACATTGTCGGTCAAGGGTGCCGACCCACCGTTTCGCACCGAATGCAAGCCCTGAATTCACCAAAGGCCTGTAGAGAATGTGCACTGACCTGTCATCCACCTCAACATGCTCCACCCAGGTCACCTGCATATGCACAAGAACCCATACTGATATTAACAAGAGTTTTCTGACAGGAAACACAATTGCTGGTAGACATTTGTTGAGTATGCACGCATTAAAAGAAATGCTAGTACTGCTATTACATGCAGTTGATTGAGCAAAAAAAATGGTCAAGGAGTTAGTTAACCTTTGAGTAGCCATTAGGCATTTCTTGGATCAGGCAGCCAGACGGCCTGCGCCGGCACTTCAAGACAGGGCTAGGGCGGAGGCTGTCAAGCGAGACATCCACGACAGCCCACGTCCCATCGGCATTGTTCTTGCAGTACCTCGCGAAGTAGCTCTCCCGTGTTGGCACCAGTGGTGACGGCACCTGAAACTCCATTGACATCTACAAGTTGGCAATCAACATTGTCAGTTAATCACAGAGTCTAGTACACACTTTGATCAGATAATGCACAGTGAAACAGAAATATAGTGGAAGATACACACCACTTGCAATGCACCATTATAGCTCCCTGCCACGCCAGTCGACAGCACCTCGTGCGTCGAAGCCCTCGACACAATGCTCGAGAACACTGCAGCGAATCGGTTCTGCACGCAGAAGATTGAACCACACAGATCAGCAAGCAGAGATCAATCAAACCAATATTCAGCCAATTAAAACCAACGATCAGTTTGTGCCTAGGTACTGACCGCGTCCATGAGTATCTCGACGAGGCTGTCACGAGTCATGATCACGACGGCGCCGTCCCGCGATGCCTCCGGCCGTAGACCGTACTGCCTCAGCCCGAGCCCGCCTGGGAACATCCGGCCATACTCCTCCTCGTCGAGCTGTGCCCCTGCCGCGCTCGCGCCCCACAGTGGCGCGTCCAGCCGTGCCATCCGTAGGAGCTCATCCATTGCGGCGACGGCCAGCTCCACAATCATGGGCTTGTCGGCATCCAGCTGGCCGGTCGACACGCTCCTCAGCAGCTCTCCCGTGCTGGCTCCAACGCCGAACAGGTGGTCGGCGCCGAGGCCAGACGGCTGAACGCCGAACGCGCCAACAACGTCCAGCGGGGagcgggccgcggcggcagcgagcgGGCTGGAGAGCACGGGGAAGGAGACCATGGGCTTGCCGACGTGCTTGGCAGCGATTCCCGAGATCCGGTCGATCTCGTCGCGGAGGCGGGCGTTCTCGAGCCGGAGATGGTGCTCGTCGAAGGACATCTCGCCGAGGGCAGCAGGACCGCCACAGCTGGGGCACGAGGCCGTGCTGAGCGCCTCCTTGTACCTCAAGTTCTCAGCGCGTAGCTTGTCGTTATCTGCGCGCAGCTGCGCGTTCTCCTGCCGCTCGTGCTGGTTCTGCACACACCCAAAATCACATTGACACGATCAATTACATGTATACTTGCACAGCACATACGTTCattccattttcattttcatgCATGCCATGGTATCATATGATGCAGTTCAGAATATGCTAGTAGCTCTGTTCACTTGTGATATGCGTGTTGTCAGGTCATGATCCACAAATATCCACAAATTTGCACATATGGATTGAACTTTGACCAAATGAAATTCATTTTTTCTAATCCCATATAATGTCATGGAATCCACTTAATTTCAATCAAGTCAAAATGAAAAAGGGAGACAATTCTACATTGCAAGAATCCATGGAGGGggagaaataaaaataatacgAGAATAAAAGAACAATGTATCTAGTGTTGTAGTAGAGCTTGCCTTCATCTGTGTGCGCTTGTTCTGGAACCAAAACTTGACCTGCAGTGGCTCGAGGCCAAGCTCCCGGCTCAGCTCCTTCCGCTGCTTGTCATCTGGGTGCGGGCACTCCTTAAAGAACCTAATCAATCACAATTCAAAACGCCCCAAACAATCAGATATGAAACATTATCTAGAAAAATAAGCCTTTCAAATGGTGCTCAAAGGAAGAAGAGTTGAGTCACGGTTATTACGCTTCCATTTCTTGGATCTGGTGTTGGGTGTGGCGGTGATACCGCTTCTTCTTGTTCGGCCGCTGGTTGGGGTCTTCCTGGCCGTCATCGCCAGAGGTGCCATCGGGGTTCTCGCTGCACGACTTGCTCTCAAACTCATCTGCCAGTGTGTCGGAGCGGCCATGGATGATGTTGTCGCCGCTGTCCACTGCACCAGCTGGGATCTGATCAAAGAGTTGCTGCTGGAACGCTTGCTGCAGGTGATGGCTGTCTAGCAGGTCAGTCTGCAACCAAAATTATAAGATAGAGTTATTAGAGAGTTTAAGATTATATGAATAATTtgaaaattatataaataaaCTGAGGAGGGAGAACATAAATGAGGAGATGATACTGGGGATTACATAAAGTAAATGAAATATTAAATACGAACAGGacattaaataaaaaaatcatttggaGCAGTACAACTTTGAATCAGAATAAAGATGAATGCACAAACTATTTGCTAACATGTTGaattcttttgttatgctgtGGGCGTGTGAAAGACAAGCTGCCTCCATTCAAAATGAAAAGATAGCTAggaatttttcttcttttaaatgGATGCAAATAAATTAAAAAGGATGAAAAATAAGCACAAAATTCTCTATTACATAGCGCGTAAGATGATCATttcatttctccttttttttcagaaacaaAATACGTGTGCAGGATCAAGAAAAAGATAAACAGCTGCATCTATAAGTATGCTAATGGCTATACACCCCATGAGATCAACTAGGAGCTGCATCtagtcttcttcctcctaccaGTACCACCCAGCTTACATTAAATAGCAGATTAACTGGTCAGTATCCTTGAATGTGCCGCCCATCAATACATCGATACATGTACAGCCTACCGTTTCACATCGAAATTAATCGAGGAAAAGATATGCACAAGCATGAACATTAAAGAACAAGACACCAAAATACTTGTAGCAAggacaaaaaagaagaagaagagaagaaacagTCGAACACAAGAAGAAGATCTTCCCTCGCTTTGTTTTAAGAGAGGCACTGGCAAAGCTAGGAGAAGCAAAACAGAAAACACTTGCTGCTCAGACACTGATCCCTGCACACTCCAAAAGATCTCTCACTGGAATCACCTGGTTCAGAGACAGCGCCGACGAGGACCCATACGCGACTCCATTCCGGCCGATCATCGCCGGCATGCGCCTCGCCGGCGTCATGAACGATGGCAGCCCGCTCCTAGTACCTCCTCCCAAGCCCTAGCTCGTGCCCTCTACCAGCTCTCATTCTGcataaaaaagaaggaaaaaaagatgcat
The genomic region above belongs to Setaria italica strain Yugu1 chromosome VI, Setaria_italica_v2.0, whole genome shotgun sequence and contains:
- the LOC101757084 gene encoding homeobox-leucine zipper protein ROC1, with protein sequence MTPARRMPAMIGRNGVAYGSSSALSLNQTDLLDSHHLQQAFQQQLFDQIPAGAVDSGDNIIHGRSDTLADEFESKSCSENPDGTSGDDGQEDPNQRPNKKKRYHRHTQHQIQEMEAFFKECPHPDDKQRKELSRELGLEPLQVKFWFQNKRTQMKNQHERQENAQLRADNDKLRAENLRYKEALSTASCPSCGGPAALGEMSFDEHHLRLENARLRDEIDRISGIAAKHVGKPMVSFPVLSSPLAAAAARSPLDVVGAFGVQPSGLGADHLFGVGASTGELLRSVSTGQLDADKPMIVELAVAAMDELLRMARLDAPLWGASAAGAQLDEEEYGRMFPGGLGLRQYGLRPEASRDGAVVIMTRDSLVEILMDANRFAAVFSSIVSRASTHEVLSTGVAGSYNGALQVMSMEFQVPSPLVPTRESYFARYCKNNADGTWAVVDVSLDSLRPSPVLKCRRRPSGCLIQEMPNGYSKVTWVEHVEVDDRSVHILYRPLVNSGLAFGAKRWVGTLDRQCERLASAMASNIPNGDLGVITSIEGRKSMLKLAERMVASFCGGVTASAAHQWTTLSGSGAEDVRVMTRKSVDDPGRPPGIVLNAATSFWLPVPPKRVFDFLRDETSRSEWDILSNGGAVQEMAHIANGRDHGNCVSLLRVNSANSNQSNMLILQESCTDASGSYVVYAPVDVVAMNVVLNGGDPDYVALLPSGFAILPDGPPGAAPHGESGSLEAGGGSLLTVAFQILVDSVPTAKLSLGSVATVNSLIACTVDRIKAAVCAEGNPQQPSI